The region cccaacacacttaacctccttggtacttcTTAGATGAGATAAGGAACAAGAGAATACAGCTGTCAAGCTATCAGCTATTGAGAAAGCAATTTATGCTTTCATTTCATCAGAGGACAACCAGCTGACATGattttaaaatttattttctatttgcttcttgttttaATAAAAGAATAAATATTTGTATCTTCTTGAGCCAAGGCTGCTGGTCTAGATGACACAAGACTGACAATACAATGAAAATTATGAAACATGGACCAGAAATCAACAACGAAGGgtacaaattgtacatgtaacataagcagacatacattgtattcctCTCCCAGTctacagtaaatcttgaaaggtttgtggtggttttattttcatggtgacctctacACTGCAAAATTGAGACACTGCGaatatttgttttcaatgtttgactactactagtatagtAGTTAGTACTCAGTATTGTTTCAACAGTGAACAATATTAAAGCACAGCAAAAAGCAGTATTATTTAGCTCCCTTCTCCTtctagaatgaaaaaaaaaggtaatgtCTCTACGAAAAGAAAGGGATTTTAACAGGTTCTATATTTACTACCTGTGCTCTACTAAGCAGCTGTAAGTTTTATGTAAATTTTTACTTTTTAACAAAAGTATGACTGCTTGTCTCTATTAACATACATATGTAGAAGCAGCATTGcttagaatgaaaaaaataatgtatGTTTTAGGCTACACCTCCAGGGGCTGAGATGTCTTTAGTGATATGCATGTAGTCCTAGATATTCTTTGTCCTTCTCTGTAAtttattgtcatgttttctttctttttctttctttctgttgtgttgacgtacatgtaactgtgcATCATGTATCAAACCTGTTACCGCCATATATGTACACAGCCATCGTAGGCCCTGCAACCGCAGACAACTGGTTTGAACGAGTCTTTCCCTTCTACTGGTCTCACCGATACGCCAACGTTAACAGTCTGCCAACTGTTGCTGAAGGCAGGAACCCATCAAACTTTACCCAAACACAAAATAACAATCAATTTTTAACTTACACCATTTAAATTATGCAATTATAATATGAATCACATCTCTGACAAACAGGTAACCAAAATAATCAAACACACAATTGTAAATTCACAGATTATCATGAGTCATGACAGCATACAATTGATCATTGTTATATTTGATTAATACGTTTTTCCAATTGTAACCTTTTTCTATTCCAGATATTAAATAGAAATAGTCACTGTGACTCTTTTTGCATTGTTGCATTTTGTGATTGATTCAGATTCTACATGAATGTTAATGCAAGTGATGTGAGGTAAATTTTTTCGTAAGAGTTTTTGAGCATGGATTTGTTTAGCCTGTAGTGATGATTTCATTTTTTATCTAGGCAATATTACTTTGATCATTGATTTCAGTTCAATCTGTATACAGATCTATGTTATGTACATAATCTGTATGATAATTATTATGTTCACTTTGCTCTTTACAAATCCCAAAGTGCAAGACAGTAGATGAGTTTTGTAGAGTCATCTATAAGTACTGCCTTATGCATTGATGAAATTGATTTTCTAAATTGCAAAATCCTGACATGTAGGGAtagatgtttttcttttagattCATAAGTACTTCTGTATCAATTACTTAATCGTATTTTATACCTTTGAAGATGGTCcttgatttttcttttactACCAGTGTTTACATTGTTATAGACTGTGCTACATTGAATAACTACTATCCCATTTATCTTAGCTTTCCATGTTTATGTATACAGAATATTGCACACTCCCAAAAAGTAATATATCATGAGTAAAATATATATGTTGTACTCATAAAGTTTGGatgttatttgtttttaaaatgaaaaaatggtaaaacttttatttttcagcCGTGGCCACAAACCCATATGTGCTAAGAGAAGCTGACTGCAGGTGAGTTAACTATGATAGATTATTTGGTTGACATTAATGTTTGATAATTGCATGTGGCGTTGTGTGGggtaagtggtagagcgcgcagCTGGCAAACAGTGGGACCCGGGATCAATCCctggttgtgcccagagacatgtctgaacttgcgcccccgacgttgtgcccttggaaaaggcactccctcgaattggtgccgctggagaagacagatgcccaaagtgtacatgtgtgggtgtcagattcgcaacctgtcatccaccctaaacaaatccacgcgaaggctaccgtgtcaaccctcctcactcaggtgtaggaactgacatAGTAATCATGCTCGAATATCTGTATCTCTACTTATGTATGTATGATCTGAATAAAGATTACGagtgattgtcttaaaattgcATTAGGTTTAATAGGTTAGTTAAACTTTCTACACTTTggatacagtatacatgtaaaatggaAAAATTCCAATATAAGATAAAAACATGGATATGATATCGGAATCAACAGATGTTTATGAAAGCTACTGAAATCCATTTTTTGATTGTTATATACTGTAGTTCAATTCTAGAGTAATGTTTCATAttgtgttttccctttttcagtGGTTCAACAAGTAATCAAGGTTTAACTGGGTAGGTTTATATCTCTTAAACATGTTGGGCTTGAACTTTCTGAActcttgtaaaatttgtatcAAGACAACTTTGATACTTTTCAAATCAGTTAAATGTTgaattgtgttttctttgatttaGATACACAGATAAGATCCTGGCCACTCTGATGGCCACTAAGACAGAGCTGGCTGGAGACAAGTTTGAGTTAAAAGTGGACAACCTGAGATTTGTAGGCCATCCCACCCTCCTGCACCAGATGTCATCCTTTATTGACCTGTCTGTAAGTTTTCTCAACCTGCAGTTCTCTCATGTATTGCTAGGGAGAGCTTGCAGTTTGTCTGGCAATATTTTGGATGAAAATTATGTGTTTGATCTACTACAATTGTACTCCAAATATGCATAtggtggaagatgaaatacatttcatttcaaactgtCCCTTCTATACGATCATGAAAGAAAGGAGGTCTCTAAAGAAGCCATCAAATTCCGTCCTAATTTTTTCTTTCGTTTTCCATTCTTTCATGATCAGGAAGAGAAGTCAAACGCAACAAGTTAGAATTGCAGCATTTAGACTGTAGTTGtgacatgttatattgttcttTATCATTTATTCgttatcattttttaaaatactTTATTAGCCTTTGAGAAAGATCACAATGATTAATCGTTTAACTTTTTCTCCAGATAAGTCAAACATAACCATATTTATATTAGTATTCAAGCTTAGTTTAAGTACAATTCTCTATAGTTTTCCCAGCATTTATGACACCTTGCACAATTCGGTGAAATTTGATGAGCAAAAGATtatggaaaatatgaaaaagtTGGATTGTGAATGAGTCAGTCCTATATTTGTCTATTACAGAGGTCAGACGGACCATCTCCACGGAGAGAGCCGTCCCCCATCATCCTCTTCAATATTGTATTTGTTATACAGGTAGGTGTGGTAGTCCATCTTTGGTcaataaaggtaaagcagtcatcctcaattgaggtgaaacatgatgctttttcaagcagctagtagtgaaaaaaaaaaaggcggCTTATCAACGACTtacgttttcagccaagcacaccgggtcaccactactcttttcaataagtgtgttgggttcatttatgtgcagaggtttgatggcATACATGGGGCCACCAGCTTTAAGTCCCCAGCCGGAAGGATGATGcgactcttttccagtcgtgtccagaTCCGGGCACGAATTTGAACCAGAGTGCACAGACCAGTACTAGATTATGTTCAGTGCTCAATTCACATGAAATCTTTTTCTCAGATAGGTTACAAgaactatatactagtatgataTTTCCAGATTTTGTAGACTGCTGTGAAATAAGCATCAGTACATCTTTATGCATGTTGTGTATGCCTCCGTGAAcacatcaggttggtaagtcactgaataaaaatgctctttgtgcacaaccaagACGACATAATTTATTCAACCAGCATTTTGCTGACTGTCtaccttgaggaaggtgacataTGGTCaacgaaacgtcggttgaataaaacacttgattttttacaaatagtcttttaaaatctttataCATGTTGTGTATGTTTTTATCTTAGGCCAATGTCAGCCCCTCGTTAAACCAGTACTACCACGACCTGAGTAAGAGACTAGCCCTAGCCATCCGACATGAGGAGTGGAGATGTGGTTACCTAAACAAACAGGCTCAGATCATGAGAGATGTACATGACGAGGTGTCAGCCATGCCTGAAGGTGGGTCTCCTTAATTAGTTTATACTCTTAGCCAATCAGACTAAGGGACTAGCCCTAGCCATCGGACATGAGGAGTGGAGATGTGGTTACCTGAACAATACATGTTGATACTCTCTTGCAAAACTAGTGTTAGGTGCTGACATAATGCGTTTTGATTCAGCCACATTTTCCCTCTGATTAGTCGTAATCACGTCCCTTTCTTTGTGATGACTGATGAGaacattttgtattatataaCATAGAGTCATTAGATAGTGAGAATACTGTACGGTACAAATTAGATTTAAAGCAACTGAGGACTTTTGCAAAGTAAACCAATTGTCGCCAatgctttttttaaacatacttGTTACTTATTGCATAATATCAGGTCTTGCTGCAAtccacaaaaaaatgttaaaattgcAGGTAAAAGtaacttgcaattttgcttACTAAATATTTGCAGAAGGTTTGTCCAAAAACCAGTAAAATTATCTGACAACTTTCAATTTCTAAAAAAGGATTTTGAGCCCATTGACACTGCTGTTGACAGTAGATTTTTTGTTCGAGATTGTCTTTTATTAAAAAAATCGTCGTTTTTTCAGATAGTGCACCGGCGTCCCCTTTCCAACACATGATCCCACGTTGTGATCTAGCCAGGGAACTTCGAGATGTTTACACGGGGTAAGCCAACAAATTTAAAGACATGTATGGTAGGGCTGCGTAACTAgtcacaggtacaggtacatagGTTGGCctggacctgtacatgtacctggacaGTTTGACATAGTATCCTCTGGTCTTCATTATGATAGAAACTTGAATAAACAGTAAAGCATGGttatttagtacatgtagtaggctaCAGAGagccaatttaaaaaaaaaaaatcttaaatcAAAGCATAGCTGTTACATAACAGACATTTAGTTCATGCAACTAATGTTGGATTGTTCATCAATGTTGTATTAGAATTTCGTCCATTGCATATGATATCTTGACAATTGACCTATTGGCAAACTACCGTATTGCAAATAATATAGAATAATGTAAATGATTTATATCGACAAAAATTGTGTTATTTTGGAAGTACAGACTGTTTTCCTGAATGAATACATCATGTAATATTCCCATTGTaatatattttttgttttgtttgttccagGTTGTGTGATTCAGGGATTGTCAACATCAGAATTAACAGTTGGATCCTGGTCAGTTTTTGTTTACCTCACAAAGTGCACAACAACAACGTGGACGCAACCAAAATTGAGGTCAGTGAGATTTTTTCTATAGCAATTTCAATTCTACTAAGTCATTCCATTGTCTGTTGTTCTCTATATTATAGATATTGTTTTAACTAGGTACAAGTACATGATTATACGGAAGCATGCATAGGGATCCTACTTTctgaaatttcaatttttttgaaatgCCTCATGGGTGGAGCCAATTAAATAGGCAGTACTGTACCTGATTAAAAATTATTTCTAGAGCTCCCAGAATGTATTTCCTACGACAATtgatttacaaatgtatattgacTAAATCTGCAGACAATTTTTTCACCATGCAGTTTTTTTCACAGAAAATGACTATATCTCCCTCAgccatattgattttgttatctgaaatgtatgttttacagtttttcattttcttttgtcaTTTGAGTGTTTAATGTTAACCAAGCACAGATTGTTGACAGATTATTTTCTAAGCTGTGGATCTTTTGTTTCATGCCCATACAGCCAGAGGCAGTAGAAAGATGTATATCTGCCATCAGGTAATCACAAACTTAAGTCATTAAGTCGTAAAGTTCCATTTTCCACATGAGGGCCCCTTTCCACCAgacaaactgtacatgtaaatgaagacacgttcgcagggatttagttttgcgatagggagaaaatggaatgttcgctttggttttaagttcttgttcgaaacaatagtagcgcaacagtcacacaatggaacagttttttgcagcggttttaagtttgcgccatgttttcgcagtgaactctttaccacaaagtTTGTTCATTGCAAagaccgcaaacatttctgcatttttcagtaattggaatatgatgcatgatgcacaaatatgatttaaaagacaataacacacaaaacgtaaatcAATTGCAGGAGATAACTACACTGAACTACACTGTAGTATCCGTTGTTAGTTCATATAAAGGAGACATTTTTTTACAGAGTTGTAGCACTATTCAAAAACATTATTCACGTATCTGTTGTTATGGCTGTCCAAAATGTTGCAGcaacatgtgtttttcaaacTTGTTTCAGACCGTACCATGCTATGCTGCTATTGGTGGATCGTGACGGACTGTTGGAGGAGTTGCCACAAGACTGTTCGCCGGCTTTAACCCGACTCATAAGAATAGCAACACCACTAAAGAGTCTGCAGTGTCTGTCTCAAGACTCAGATCTGGCACTGTCACAAGTAGGTCCTTTTGAGAACCTTAAAATGTTCATTTTGTAAATTCATATGTAAATCAAATTTACCTGGAAACTTTGTGTATTACcaatcaacatggcggacaatacttaGTATAGTCATGCGAGTACAAACACACTGATGCAAAATAATTCACTGCTGGTTGCTGCACTGTTATGGATGTATGtagaaatgttgtattttgttttgcagATTTTCCAGCTAGTAAGTCATCTTGTGTACTGGGGAAAAGCTACCATTATCTACCCTTTGGCTGAAAGTAATGTCTACACACTGTCTCCTAATGCAAAAACTTCTGTGTAAGTATTTCTTTCAATTGAATgccatttaagttcgcgatggttaaatgttcgcagttttcatggtgacctcttcaccgtgATCTTAAAACGACCACCGTGACGGAAATGCTCGCTCTGTCTTCTGTCTGCTTACCATATTGTTTCAACCCCGAACTAAGAACCAttgggaacactccatttttctccctaccatgaaatttaATCACCACGAACTTACAATGTAGAGGCATTTGTGTCATCTTTGTATTTATCAGATTGAACAATGTTTACTagcaaaacaaggaaaacaaagtcATTTCCTTTAGcaaatcttttgttttcttaaaaatGGATTTCTCAAAAGTGCCATACGATGAAATTTGtaaagtacagtagaatccgcttaactgcaccacccatttgtcagcgttttcggtgcaattatccggctggtgcaattatgcgaaatgcccagctggaccacaccaccatgggcgagggggtgtattgttagtcagaaacactagcataaAAGAAAGCAGACGAAatcattcagttattaactttatttattgaccctttggtgaaaataaagaaatgactacgaacctgttttgaaagattttgcattctttcatttttccatgcgatctaccgcattacaacacacgtaatgttacaggggaggcattctgaaacatcgtcatgccactcatgggataacagtttctgtgttacattacgtagagtgtagttgtcgatttacgtatatcatgtaccgccatgaaactaggaattgaaactaaaacttggttactgattacgggtgacccgcccgggacctcccatacgattcctatcaacgtaactgtcaatggagaccgccttcttttgttactcaaaacagttttaaacatattggcggtattgcgcctttacaccggcaggtatcggctcatttgtaccgcgtttgccgattttagcgcaccttttcagttaacttgtcgaggatttttgaaaaaaattggtgcagttatccggcattggtgaccatgcgcggtgcagatatgcggagtcactaacaatgcagtgaatgggaaccggttttggatattgggattcggtgcaattaaatggaaggtgcgtttatccgaggtgcaattaagtggcttcgccTGTATATACCCACGATAGTGCCCTCTATCACTTCATGTTGGAATTGCAAGACATGAC is a window of Branchiostoma lanceolatum isolate klBraLanc5 chromosome 8, klBraLanc5.hap2, whole genome shotgun sequence DNA encoding:
- the LOC136440910 gene encoding GATOR1 complex protein NPRL3-like isoform X2, encoding MADCSPISIILVSSGSLRGDRLLFRYPYQELPCKPAISPAIVGPATADNWFERVFPFYWSHRYANVNSLPTVAEAVATNPYVLREADCSGSTSNQGLTGYTDKILATLMATKTELAGDKFELKVDNLRFVGHPTLLHQMSSFIDLSRSDGPSPRREPSPIILFNIVFVIQANVSPSLNQYYHDLSKRLALAIRHEEWRCGYLNKQAQIMRDVHDEVSAMPEDSAPASPFQHMIPRCDLARELRDVYTGLCDSGIVNIRINSWILVSFCLPHKVHNNNVDATKIEPEAVERCISAIRPYHAMLLLVDRDGLLEELPQDCSPALTRLIRIATPLKSLQCLSQDSDLALSQIFQLVSHLVYWGKATIIYPLAESNVYTLSPNAKTSVNSLLCEKFLEQFPGVCLPAVMGDFSLPLPLGEHRNPLGLPQQQAQLVQMVVWMLQHRLLVQLHTYIYLMSIDPEAAGTGSVKSQASPLLLVPDDAARNRTISGGSEAISVGSPDGGELELSSSVETYSTYSTEMGSDGMLITKDARLQRKLTESLLSDLTEGERMSVLKVPAASNPEDLRLFARLVWYFRGQHHLEEIMYYENLRRSQLLTLLDKFREVLITCQHEDAAAAVFHTKQY
- the LOC136440910 gene encoding GATOR1 complex protein NPRL3-like isoform X1, whose product is MADCSPISIILVSSGSLRGDRLLFRYPYQELPCKPAISPAIVGPATADNWFERVFPFYWSHRYANVNSLPTVAEAVATNPYVLREADCSGSTSNQGLTGYTDKILATLMATKTELAGDKFELKVDNLRFVGHPTLLHQMSSFIDLSRSDGPSPRREPSPIILFNIVFVIQANVSPSLNQYYHDLSKRLALAIRHEEWRCGYLNKQAQIMRDVHDEVSAMPEDSAPASPFQHMIPRCDLARELRDVYTGLCDSGIVNIRINSWILVSFCLPHKVHNNNVDATKIEPEAVERCISAIRPYHAMLLLVDRDGLLEELPQDCSPALTRLIRIATPLKSLQCLSQDSDLALSQIFQLVSHLVYWGKATIIYPLAESNVYTLSPNAKTSVNSLLCEKFLEQFPGVCLPAVMGDFSLPLPLGEHRNPLGLPQQQGIIRLSTHGVASPQAQLVQMVVWMLQHRLLVQLHTYIYLMSIDPEAAGTGSVKSQASPLLLVPDDAARNRTISGGSEAISVGSPDGGELELSSSVETYSTYSTEMGSDGMLITKDARLQRKLTESLLSDLTEGERMSVLKVPAASNPEDLRLFARLVWYFRGQHHLEEIMYYENLRRSQLLTLLDKFREVLITCQHEDAAAAVFHTKQY
- the LOC136440910 gene encoding GATOR1 complex protein NPRL3-like isoform X3, which translates into the protein MADCSPISIILVSSGSLRGDRLLFRYPYQELPCKPAISPAVATNPYVLREADCSGSTSNQGLTGYTDKILATLMATKTELAGDKFELKVDNLRFVGHPTLLHQMSSFIDLSRSDGPSPRREPSPIILFNIVFVIQANVSPSLNQYYHDLSKRLALAIRHEEWRCGYLNKQAQIMRDVHDEVSAMPEDSAPASPFQHMIPRCDLARELRDVYTGLCDSGIVNIRINSWILVSFCLPHKVHNNNVDATKIEPEAVERCISAIRPYHAMLLLVDRDGLLEELPQDCSPALTRLIRIATPLKSLQCLSQDSDLALSQIFQLVSHLVYWGKATIIYPLAESNVYTLSPNAKTSVNSLLCEKFLEQFPGVCLPAVMGDFSLPLPLGEHRNPLGLPQQQGIIRLSTHGVASPQAQLVQMVVWMLQHRLLVQLHTYIYLMSIDPEAAGTGSVKSQASPLLLVPDDAARNRTISGGSEAISVGSPDGGELELSSSVETYSTYSTEMGSDGMLITKDARLQRKLTESLLSDLTEGERMSVLKVPAASNPEDLRLFARLVWYFRGQHHLEEIMYYENLRRSQLLTLLDKFREVLITCQHEDAAAAVFHTKQY